CTGATGCGGGGCGGTTATGCGCCCGACACGCCGGCGGCCGTGGTCTACAAGGCGTCGTGGCCCGAGCAGAAAGTGCTGCGCGGCGTCGTTTCGACCATCGCCGCCATGGCGGCGGAAGCGGGCATCCGCAACACGGCGCTGATCCTCGTGGGCGGATTCCTCGGCGACGATTACGAACTGTCGAAACTCTACGACGCCTCGTTTTCGCACGGCTTCCGCAAGGGCAGCCAATGACGGCCCTGCACGTCGTCGCCTTTACGCGCGACGGGACGGAGCTGGCGCGTCTGATCGCTTCCCGTCTCGGCGGCTGGGCCTGGGCTCCGTCCCGCTACGCGGGGGAAGGCGTCTCGCCGCTGCCGGGGGCCATCGCCGCTTGGACGCGCGAATATTTTTCCGCCAGCGACGCGCTCGTGTTCGTCTCGGCCTGCGGCATCGCCGTGCGCGCCGTCGCTCCCTGCCTCGAGAACAAAGCGCGCGACCCCGCGGTCGTCTGTCTCGACGATCGGGGGCGGAACGTGATCTCGCTGCTTTCGGGGCATCTGGGCGGCGCCAACGAGCTGGCGCGCCGCGTTGCGGCGCTGACGGGCGGGCGCGCCGTCATCACCACGGCGACCGACGTCCATAAGGTCGAAGCCGTGGACGTATGGGCGAAAGAACACGACTGCGTCATCGAAAATATCGGCGCGGTCAAGAACGTTTCCGCGGCGGCGCTCGACGGCGAAAAAATCGGCGTCGCCGTCACCGAGGCGGAACAGCCCGCGCCCTGGCCGGTGACGCTGTGGCTGAGGCCGCGCAATCTCGCGCTCGGCGTCGGCTGCAAGCGCGGCACGGCGCTGGAGAATTTGCGCGCGGCGTTGGACGACTTTTTAAGCGGCGCGGGCGTCTCAAAATTATCGCTTTACGCGCTGGCTTCCATCGACCTGAAAAAAGACGAGGAAGGGCTCGTCGCTCTGGCGCGCGAACTGAAAGTTCCTTTTCTCACGTTCCCGGCCGTGGAACTCGCCGCCGTGCCGGGGCAGTTTTCCCATTCCGAAAAAGTCCTCGACGTTGCCGGCGTGGACAACGTCTGCGAACGCGCGGCCGTTCTGGCCTCGGATCTCGGCCCCTTGCTGCGCGGCAAAACGCGCTATCCCGGCGTCACCTTCGCGCTGGCGCGGCGAAAGATTTTCGATCACACGGAAAAGGCGGACTCATCCATGAAGAACATTCCCGACACGGAGGCGAACGCATGATCTACGTCGTCGGTCTCGGCCCCGGAGGCGAAGACCAGCTGACGCCGCGCGCGCTCGCGGCGCTGGAACGGTGCGACGTCATCGTCGGCTACAAAACGTACATCGACCTGATCGCGCCCCGTTTCGAGGGGCGCAAGGACCTGGTCGTCTCGCCCATGAAGGGCGAAGTGCGGCGCTGCGAAGACGCGCTGCGCCGCTCGCTGGCGGGGAGCACGGTCGGCGTCGTCTCCAGCGGCGACCCCGGCGTTTACGGCATGGCGGGCATCATGCTCGAAGTGGCGGCGGGACGCGACGAGGTAATCGTCGTGCCGGGCGTTACGGCGGCCTGCGCCGCCGCGGCCGTGCTCGGCGCGCCGTTGACGCACGATTTCGCCGTCGTCAGCCTCAGCGATCTGCTCACGCCGTGGGAGCTGATCGCGCGCCGCCTCGAAGCGGCCGCGGCCGGCGATTTCGTGATCTGCCTCTACAACCCCATGAGCCGCGGGCGGCCGGACAATCTGCGCCTGGCCTGCGAAACGCTGCTGAAGACGAAAAGCCCCGAAACGGCGGCCGGCTGGGTGCGCAGCGCCGGGCGCGACGGCGAAGAGGCGCGGCTGACCACGCTGGGCGCACTCGCCGACGAGAAGCTGGACATGTTCTGCACGGTCATCGTCGGCAGCAGCGCCACAAAATTCCTCGACGGCCGCCTCGTCACGCCGCGCGGCTATCAGCGGCCATGAGCGGGCGTCTGCTGGTCTTCGGCGGCACGACCGAAGCGCGCGAACTGCTGCGCCGCGGCGTGCCGGCCATTTGCTGCGTGGCCACCGCTTACGGCGCCAAGCTGCTCGAAGGACTCGACAACGTGCGCGTGCTCACGGGCCGTCTCGACGAAACGGCGATGGAAGAACTGTTCCGCGCCGAAAGCGTCACTCACGTGATCGACGCCACGCACCCTTACGCGCTGGAAGCGACGAAGAACGTGCGCCGCGCCTGCGAACGCGCGGGCGTGAAGCTGCTGCGCGTGACGCGCGCCAAGACCCCGCTGTTCGGCGACGTGACTACGGTCGCCACGGCGGAAGAAGCGGCGGCGCTGCTGGACGGCGGCGGCGAAAAAGTTCTGCTCACGGTGGGCAGCAAAGAGCTGCCGGCCTTCGCGCGCGTGAGCCGAGCAAAGGAGCGTCTTTTCGCCCGCGTGCTGCCCACGTCGGACGTGATTGCCCAATGCGAGGCGCTTGGCTACGACGCCGGGCACCTGATCGCCATGCAGGGGCCGTTCAGCGCCGCCATGAACGAGCAGATGCTCGCCGCCACCGGCGCGACCGTGATCGTCACCAAGGACGGCGGCGCGTCCGGCGGCATGGAAGAAAAGCTGCGCGCCGCGCAGAACCGCGGCGCGCGCGTGATCCTCGTCGGCCGCGGCGACGAAGAAGGCGCGACCGTAGACGAGGCGCTGCTGTGGCTGCGCCGCGAAATAGGGCTGGAATGCCCGCCGCTGTTTCCGATGTGGCTGCCCCTCGAGGGCAAAAAATCCCTGCTGATCGGCGGCGGCCCCGTCGCCTTGCGGCGCGCCCAAACGCTGAAAAGCTGCGGCGCGGCCGTGCGCGCGATCGCCGTCAGTTTCTGCCCCGGCTGGGAGGATTTTGAAACGGAAAAACGCGAATGGCGCGAGAGCGATCTCGACGGCGTCTGCCTGGCCGTGGCTGCCACCGACCGCCGCGAACAGAATCGCCTCATCGCCGCCGCCGCGAAAAAACGCGGCGTTCCCGTCAGCGTCGCCGACAACGCCGCCGAAGGAACGTTTTACTTTCCCGCGCTGATCCGCTGCGGCGCAGCGGCCGCTTCGGTGTCCACGGGCGGGCTCGACCCGGCCGCGACGCGCCGTCTGGCCGACCGCCTCAGAGAGATCTGGCCGGGGATCGTTGCCGAGGAACTCCACAAGAAAGAAGAAGAGCGCCGATGAAAACCCTTCGTTTTGGCAGCCGCACAAGCGATCTGGCGCTGGCGCAGACGCGCCTCGTCATGGACGCCGTCGGGCGAGCCCATCCGGAATACCGTCTCGAACTTGTGCCCATCGCCACCCGCGGCGACGTGGACATGAAACCTTTTTCGGAGGCGTCGGACACGTTCGGCATCAAGGGACTTTTCACGCGGGAACTGGAAGAGGCCCTGCTCGACGGGAGCAT
The DNA window shown above is from Pyramidobacter piscolens W5455 and carries:
- a CDS encoding cobalt-precorrin 5A hydrolase, translated to MTALHVVAFTRDGTELARLIASRLGGWAWAPSRYAGEGVSPLPGAIAAWTREYFSASDALVFVSACGIAVRAVAPCLENKARDPAVVCLDDRGRNVISLLSGHLGGANELARRVAALTGGRAVITTATDVHKVEAVDVWAKEHDCVIENIGAVKNVSAAALDGEKIGVAVTEAEQPAPWPVTLWLRPRNLALGVGCKRGTALENLRAALDDFLSGAGVSKLSLYALASIDLKKDEEGLVALARELKVPFLTFPAVELAAVPGQFSHSEKVLDVAGVDNVCERAAVLASDLGPLLRGKTRYPGVTFALARRKIFDHTEKADSSMKNIPDTEANA
- the cobJ gene encoding precorrin-3B C(17)-methyltransferase, producing the protein MIYVVGLGPGGEDQLTPRALAALERCDVIVGYKTYIDLIAPRFEGRKDLVVSPMKGEVRRCEDALRRSLAGSTVGVVSSGDPGVYGMAGIMLEVAAGRDEVIVVPGVTAACAAAAVLGAPLTHDFAVVSLSDLLTPWELIARRLEAAAAGDFVICLYNPMSRGRPDNLRLACETLLKTKSPETAAGWVRSAGRDGEEARLTTLGALADEKLDMFCTVIVGSSATKFLDGRLVTPRGYQRP
- the cobK gene encoding precorrin-6A reductase, producing the protein MSGRLLVFGGTTEARELLRRGVPAICCVATAYGAKLLEGLDNVRVLTGRLDETAMEELFRAESVTHVIDATHPYALEATKNVRRACERAGVKLLRVTRAKTPLFGDVTTVATAEEAAALLDGGGEKVLLTVGSKELPAFARVSRAKERLFARVLPTSDVIAQCEALGYDAGHLIAMQGPFSAAMNEQMLAATGATVIVTKDGGASGGMEEKLRAAQNRGARVILVGRGDEEGATVDEALLWLRREIGLECPPLFPMWLPLEGKKSLLIGGGPVALRRAQTLKSCGAAVRAIAVSFCPGWEDFETEKREWRESDLDGVCLAVAATDRREQNRLIAAAAKKRGVPVSVADNAAEGTFYFPALIRCGAAAASVSTGGLDPAATRRLADRLREIWPGIVAEELHKKEEERR